In Rouxiella sp. WC2420, the following proteins share a genomic window:
- the ftnA gene encoding non-heme ferritin codes for MLKEDMIKQLNDQLNLEFYSANLYLQMSAWCSDKGYEGAAAFMMEHSREEMTHMQRLFKYVSDTGALPLLGTIQAPRSDFESLADVFNLAYQHEQLITEEINKLADLAMTTKDYSTFNFLQWYVAEQHEEETLFKSVLDKLGLVSDTGNGLFLVDKDLKEIVAQSPVV; via the coding sequence GTGCTTAAAGAAGATATGATCAAACAGCTTAATGACCAACTGAATCTTGAATTCTATTCAGCTAATTTATATTTGCAGATGAGTGCCTGGTGTAGTGATAAAGGTTATGAAGGTGCTGCTGCCTTTATGATGGAACACTCCCGTGAAGAAATGACCCACATGCAGCGCCTGTTCAAATACGTGAGTGACACTGGTGCTCTGCCGTTACTGGGCACAATTCAGGCACCGCGCTCAGATTTCGAATCACTGGCCGACGTGTTCAATCTGGCTTATCAACACGAGCAATTGATCACTGAAGAGATCAACAAACTTGCTGATCTGGCAATGACCACTAAAGATTATTCGACCTTCAACTTCCTGCAATGGTATGTTGCCGAGCAGCATGAAGAAGAGACCCTGTTCAAGTCTGTTCTGGACAAACTTGGCCTGGTTAGCGATACCGGAAACGGCCTGTTCCTCGTCGATAAAGATTTGAAGGAAATTGTCGCTCAATCACCGGTGGTGTGA
- a CDS encoding DNA polymerase III subunit theta, translating to MNRNLAETSKEEMDKINVDLAASAVAFKERYNMPVVAEIAEREQVAHLRDYFRERVAFYRAESHKYSRLPYEPKQK from the coding sequence ATGAATCGTAATCTGGCGGAAACCAGTAAAGAAGAGATGGATAAAATTAACGTCGATTTGGCAGCCTCCGCCGTGGCATTTAAAGAGCGCTACAACATGCCGGTGGTAGCAGAGATAGCCGAACGTGAGCAAGTAGCCCATTTGCGCGACTATTTTCGGGAACGAGTGGCGTTTTATCGTGCGGAATCACATAAATATTCCCGCCTGCCTTATGAGCCGAAACAAAAATAA
- the pip gene encoding prolyl aminopeptidase, protein MPKLKGLYLPREAYASGLLDTGDGHQIYWERSGNPKGKPAVFLHGGPGGGCSAVHRQLFDPNDYDVMLFDQRGCGRSLPHASLENNTTWHLVEDIERLREMAGVEKWLVFGGSWGSTLALAYAQKHPDRVSELVMRGIFTIRKQELLWYYQDGASRFFPEKWQNVLSILSEEERKDVIASYRARLTSGDRAVQLEAAKVWSLWEGETVTLLPTEDSASFGEDDFALAFARIENHYFTHLGFMDSDDQLLRDVEKIRHIPAVIVHGRYDMACQLQNAWDLSQAWPEAELHIIEGAGHSFNEPGILDQLIRANQKFART, encoded by the coding sequence ATGCCTAAATTGAAAGGGTTGTATTTACCTCGGGAAGCATATGCCAGTGGATTGCTGGATACCGGTGATGGCCATCAGATTTATTGGGAGCGCAGCGGCAACCCAAAAGGTAAACCGGCGGTATTTCTTCACGGCGGTCCAGGCGGCGGCTGTTCGGCGGTTCATCGCCAGCTTTTTGATCCCAACGATTACGACGTGATGCTATTTGATCAACGCGGCTGCGGACGTTCGCTGCCCCATGCCAGTCTTGAAAATAACACCACCTGGCATTTGGTAGAAGATATTGAACGACTGCGTGAGATGGCCGGTGTCGAAAAATGGCTGGTGTTTGGTGGTTCATGGGGATCGACGTTGGCGTTGGCCTACGCGCAAAAGCATCCCGACCGCGTCAGTGAATTAGTTATGCGCGGCATTTTTACCATTAGAAAGCAGGAACTGCTGTGGTATTACCAGGACGGAGCCTCACGTTTCTTCCCCGAAAAATGGCAGAACGTTTTGTCGATTCTTTCTGAAGAAGAGCGCAAAGATGTGATCGCCTCATATCGTGCGCGCCTGACCAGCGGCGATCGCGCCGTTCAACTTGAGGCAGCAAAAGTCTGGAGCTTGTGGGAAGGGGAGACCGTGACCCTATTGCCGACAGAAGACTCGGCTTCCTTTGGCGAAGATGATTTTGCACTGGCTTTTGCCCGCATCGAGAACCACTATTTTACCCATCTGGGCTTTATGGATTCCGATGACCAGCTGCTGCGTGATGTTGAAAAGATTCGCCACATTCCTGCAGTGATTGTGCACGGGCGCTACGATATGGCCTGCCAACTGCAAAATGCGTGGGATCTTTCACAGGCTTGGCCAGAAGCCGAATTGCACATCATCGAAGGGGCAGGGCATTCGTTTAATGAACCCGGCATTCTTGATCAACTGATCCGCGCCAACCAGAAATTCGCCCGCACATGA
- a CDS encoding carbon-nitrogen hydrolase family protein: MSDFIIAAAQITCLAGNIEVNINRHVQAIALAASHRVNLLIFPELSLTGYEPDLARKLGLTLQDSRLETLRNLAKNHEMTIVVGAPLCCNDGDALYIGAVVFAPDGTLYSYTKQHLHESEEHFFTAGQGGPQLNVCGKVLGLAICADIGFASHPQFAAEHGAEIYAAGVLVSEPSYLRESEMMRNYAEKHRMTVVMANHCAPTGGWVPAGKSAIWSEQGHVIAVAPANQDAITIARQTQNGWQGQVELLSYQGT; the protein is encoded by the coding sequence ATGAGTGACTTTATTATTGCTGCAGCGCAAATCACCTGCCTGGCTGGTAATATCGAAGTAAATATCAATCGCCATGTACAAGCCATCGCGCTCGCCGCCTCGCATCGTGTAAACCTGCTGATTTTTCCCGAACTGTCATTAACAGGCTATGAACCTGATTTAGCCCGCAAGTTAGGTCTGACTTTGCAGGACTCCCGTCTCGAAACCTTGCGAAATCTGGCAAAAAATCATGAAATGACGATTGTAGTTGGCGCTCCTTTATGCTGCAACGATGGTGATGCTCTCTATATTGGCGCTGTCGTGTTTGCCCCCGACGGCACTCTTTATTCTTATACCAAGCAGCATCTGCACGAAAGTGAAGAACACTTTTTCACTGCCGGTCAGGGCGGTCCACAGCTTAACGTCTGTGGCAAAGTTTTGGGTCTGGCAATCTGTGCAGATATCGGTTTCGCTTCTCATCCACAGTTTGCGGCCGAGCACGGGGCTGAAATTTACGCTGCCGGAGTGCTTGTCTCAGAGCCTAGCTATCTGCGCGAAAGCGAGATGATGCGCAACTATGCCGAAAAACACCGCATGACTGTCGTGATGGCAAATCATTGCGCTCCAACTGGGGGATGGGTTCCGGCCGGTAAAAGCGCGATTTGGTCCGAGCAGGGGCATGTGATTGCCGTGGCTCCGGCTAATCAGGACGCCATTACCATCGCCAGGCAAACTCAAAACGGCTGGCAAGGACAGGTCGAGCTGTTAAGCTATCAGGGGACATAA
- the exoX gene encoding exodeoxyribonuclease X: MTFRVIDTETCGFNGGVVEIASVDVVDGIITQPMSDLVCPDREISPQAMAIHHITEEMVEDKPRIAVAVRRYQNHPFYVAHNAAFDRAMLPEMNGQWICTVKLAREVFPNLPSYSLQNLRNSLQLDTTPPAHLHPHRALYDCYVTASLLQLILKETSWSAEEMVALVDRPTLLRTLKFGKYRGQKIAEIAAQDPGYLRWMLKSIDNLSADMRYSLKYFLQN, encoded by the coding sequence ATGACTTTTAGGGTGATAGATACAGAAACCTGTGGCTTTAACGGCGGCGTGGTGGAAATCGCCTCTGTCGATGTGGTCGACGGTATCATTACTCAGCCCATGAGCGATCTGGTCTGTCCTGACCGGGAAATCAGCCCGCAGGCAATGGCTATCCATCACATTACTGAAGAAATGGTGGAAGACAAACCGCGCATTGCCGTTGCGGTTAGAAGGTATCAAAATCATCCCTTCTATGTGGCTCACAATGCAGCCTTTGATCGCGCAATGCTGCCTGAGATGAACGGTCAGTGGATTTGTACGGTAAAACTGGCGCGTGAAGTGTTCCCCAATCTGCCAAGCTATAGCCTGCAAAATTTGCGAAACAGCTTGCAACTCGACACCACGCCACCGGCACATCTGCATCCACACCGCGCATTGTATGATTGCTATGTCACGGCCTCGCTGCTGCAGCTGATTTTAAAAGAGACAAGTTGGAGCGCGGAAGAGATGGTCGCACTTGTTGACCGCCCTACTTTGTTACGCACGCTGAAATTTGGCAAATATCGTGGGCAGAAAATTGCCGAGATAGCGGCGCAAGATCCGGGCTATCTACGATGGATGCTGAAGTCGATCGACAACCTGAGTGCCGACATGCGCTACAGCCTGAAGTATTTTTTACAGAACTAA
- a CDS encoding S9 family peptidase, whose amino-acid sequence MMTPPKAEKRPFPMTVHGDTRVDDYYWLRDDERSNEDVLNYLQAENAWTEQAMQPHQALREKLYQEMVDRIAQQDHSVPYVKHGYRYQTRYEPGNEYAIYFRQPEGETEHWQTLIDGNERAADREFYTLGGLDVSPDNAQLLVAEDFLSRRQYDIRVKNLKDDSWSEEVLSNTSGSAEWANDSKTIFYVRKHKTTLLPYQVYRHEVGTDPANDVLIYEEKDDTFYVGLDKTTSERYILIHLDSTTTSEVLLLDADNPLAEPVMFVPRRKDHEYAFDHYLGHFYIRSNKDGKNFGLYKSETADEASWQTLIAARDEVMLEGFSLFRDWLVIEERQDGLTHLRQIHWQSGEEKSLKFDDPTYVTWLSFNPDPDTSKLRYGYSSMTTASSLFELDLDTDERKLLKQQEVKDFDSANYRSERVWVSARDGVKVPVSLVYRQDTFKPGHNPLMIYAYGSYGSSMDPGFSGSRLSLLDRGFVFALAHIRGGADLGQQWYDDGKLLNKLNTFHDFIDVTRELVSRQYGDSEQVYAMGGSAGGLLMGAVINLAPELYHGIVAQVPFVDVVTTMLDESIPLTTGEYDEWGNPNDKAYYDYILQYSPYDQVKAQAYPHMLVTTGLHDSQVQYWEPAKWVAKLRDLKTDDNQLLMYTDMDSGHGGKSGRFKAYEDIAMEYAFVIALSQPK is encoded by the coding sequence ATGATGACACCTCCAAAGGCTGAAAAACGTCCGTTTCCGATGACTGTGCACGGCGACACTCGCGTAGATGATTATTATTGGCTGCGCGATGACGAGCGCAGCAATGAAGACGTATTAAATTATCTTCAAGCTGAAAACGCGTGGACCGAGCAGGCGATGCAACCGCATCAGGCGTTGCGTGAAAAACTGTATCAGGAAATGGTTGACCGTATTGCGCAGCAGGACCACTCCGTTCCTTATGTGAAACACGGTTATCGGTATCAGACTCGTTATGAGCCGGGCAACGAATATGCAATTTACTTCCGCCAGCCGGAAGGCGAAACCGAGCATTGGCAAACGCTGATTGATGGCAACGAACGTGCCGCCGATCGTGAGTTTTATACCCTCGGCGGCCTCGATGTCAGCCCTGACAATGCTCAATTGCTGGTAGCGGAAGATTTTCTGTCACGACGCCAGTATGATATTCGCGTTAAAAACCTGAAAGATGACAGCTGGTCTGAGGAAGTTCTGAGTAATACCTCAGGAAGTGCCGAATGGGCCAACGATTCTAAAACCATCTTCTATGTGCGCAAGCATAAAACCACGCTGTTGCCTTATCAGGTTTATCGCCATGAAGTCGGCACTGATCCGGCCAATGACGTGCTGATCTACGAAGAAAAAGACGACACATTTTATGTCGGGCTGGATAAAACTACTTCCGAGCGTTATATCCTGATCCATCTCGACAGCACCACGACGTCTGAAGTGCTGCTGCTGGACGCCGATAATCCGCTGGCAGAGCCGGTGATGTTTGTGCCGCGTCGCAAAGATCATGAATACGCCTTCGATCACTATCTGGGTCATTTTTATATCCGTTCAAATAAAGACGGTAAAAACTTTGGCCTTTATAAGAGCGAAACTGCCGATGAAGCTAGCTGGCAGACACTGATCGCTGCGCGCGACGAGGTGATGCTCGAAGGTTTCAGCCTGTTCCGCGACTGGCTGGTTATCGAAGAACGTCAGGATGGCCTGACCCACCTGCGTCAAATCCACTGGCAGAGCGGTGAAGAAAAATCGCTGAAGTTTGACGATCCGACCTATGTGACCTGGCTGTCATTCAATCCTGATCCCGACACTTCCAAGTTGCGTTATGGTTACTCTTCCATGACCACTGCCAGCTCATTGTTTGAGTTGGATCTCGATACTGATGAACGCAAGCTGCTGAAACAGCAGGAAGTTAAAGATTTTGATTCTGCCAACTATCGCAGCGAACGCGTGTGGGTAAGCGCTCGCGACGGCGTGAAGGTGCCAGTATCACTGGTCTATCGACAGGATACCTTTAAGCCTGGGCACAACCCGCTAATGATCTATGCTTACGGATCATATGGCAGCAGCATGGATCCAGGGTTCAGCGGCAGCCGTTTGAGCCTGCTGGATCGCGGTTTCGTATTTGCGCTGGCACATATTCGCGGTGGTGCCGATCTCGGTCAGCAGTGGTATGACGACGGCAAACTGCTTAACAAGCTTAACACCTTCCATGACTTTATCGACGTCACCCGTGAGCTGGTTTCTCGGCAATATGGCGACAGCGAACAAGTTTATGCGATGGGCGGCAGCGCGGGCGGCCTGTTGATGGGCGCGGTGATTAACCTGGCACCCGAGCTTTATCACGGTATTGTTGCGCAGGTACCATTCGTTGATGTGGTCACCACTATGCTTGACGAGTCAATCCCGCTGACTACCGGCGAGTATGACGAGTGGGGCAATCCGAATGATAAAGCCTATTACGACTATATTCTGCAATATAGCCCTTACGATCAGGTAAAAGCGCAGGCATATCCACACATGCTGGTCACTACCGGTCTGCACGATTCTCAGGTGCAATATTGGGAACCGGCCAAGTGGGTCGCCAAGTTACGTGACTTGAAGACCGATGATAATCAGCTGCTGATGTACACCGACATGGATTCGGGACACGGCGGTAAATCGGGGCGCTTCAAGGCTTACGAAGATATCGCGATGGAATACGCTTTCGTGATTGCGCTAAGCCAGCCAAAATAA
- the dbpA gene encoding ATP-dependent RNA helicase DbpA, producing MSTHSFSTLTLPSEQLSNLEELGYAQMTPIQEASLPAILLGQDVRAKAKTGSGKTAAFGIGLLDKITVSDFFCQSLVLCPTRELADQVSKELRRLARFTQNIKILTLCGGQPIAPQLDSLVHQPHIVVGTPGRIQEHLRKGTLKLDQLKVLVLDEADRMLDMGFSEDIEDVVSYTPPSRQTLLFSATYPAGIERISDKFQRQPLNVEIEGDEDVADIEQVFIEADRHSRLSLLAAVLYQHQPTSCVVFCNTKRDCQEVADTLASKGISVLALNGDLEQRDRDRVLVRFSNGSCRVLVATDVAARGLDIKQLGLVINYELSFDPEVHVHRVGRTGRAGTSGLAISLVAPQEMGRVNALEDYTHKRFKWQPAAQALAAPATTLEPEMLTLCIDGGRKAKIRPGDILGALTGDAGLTAAEVGKIDMFPIHAYVAIRKNSAKKALQRLQEGKIKGKNCKAVLLR from the coding sequence TTGAGCACGCATTCTTTCTCCACACTGACTTTGCCATCCGAACAGCTTTCCAACCTCGAAGAGTTGGGTTACGCCCAAATGACGCCAATCCAGGAAGCCTCGCTCCCTGCCATTCTGCTCGGGCAGGATGTGCGCGCCAAGGCGAAAACGGGCAGTGGTAAAACCGCCGCCTTTGGCATTGGCCTGCTGGATAAAATCACCGTTAGCGATTTTTTCTGCCAGTCTCTGGTGCTGTGCCCAACGCGTGAACTGGCGGATCAGGTCAGCAAAGAGCTGCGTCGTCTGGCTCGTTTTACCCAGAACATTAAAATTCTGACTCTGTGTGGTGGTCAGCCGATCGCGCCACAGCTTGATTCGCTGGTTCATCAGCCGCATATCGTTGTGGGTACTCCAGGCCGTATTCAGGAACACTTGCGCAAAGGCACGCTGAAGCTGGATCAGCTGAAAGTGCTGGTGCTTGATGAAGCCGATCGCATGCTGGATATGGGATTTAGCGAAGATATTGAAGACGTGGTGAGCTATACGCCGCCATCGCGCCAAACACTGCTATTTTCCGCAACTTATCCGGCGGGCATCGAGCGCATCAGCGACAAGTTTCAGCGTCAGCCTCTCAATGTTGAAATTGAAGGCGACGAAGACGTTGCCGATATCGAGCAGGTATTCATCGAAGCCGATCGCCACAGCCGTTTGTCGCTGCTGGCCGCAGTGCTGTATCAGCATCAGCCAACGTCATGCGTGGTGTTCTGCAATACCAAGCGCGATTGTCAGGAAGTGGCCGACACACTGGCCAGCAAAGGCATCAGCGTATTGGCGCTGAACGGTGATCTGGAACAGCGCGATCGCGACCGCGTTCTGGTGCGTTTCTCCAACGGCAGCTGCCGCGTGCTGGTTGCAACCGACGTCGCCGCCCGCGGTTTGGACATCAAACAGCTAGGTCTGGTCATTAACTACGAGCTGTCTTTTGATCCAGAAGTGCACGTGCATCGCGTGGGCCGAACCGGGCGTGCCGGAACCAGCGGTCTTGCTATAAGCCTGGTTGCGCCGCAGGAAATGGGGCGAGTCAACGCGCTCGAAGACTACACTCATAAGCGTTTTAAATGGCAGCCAGCCGCTCAGGCTCTTGCAGCGCCAGCGACCACTCTGGAACCTGAAATGCTGACCCTGTGCATTGACGGTGGCCGTAAAGCCAAGATCCGTCCTGGCGATATTCTCGGTGCATTAACCGGTGATGCTGGCCTGACCGCCGCTGAAGTTGGCAAAATTGATATGTTCCCGATCCACGCCTACGTCGCGATTCGCAAAAACAGCGCCAAGAAAGCCCTGCAGCGTTTGCAGGAAGGCAAGATCAAAGGCAAAAACTGCAAAGCCGTTTTGCTTCGCTAA
- the cspC gene encoding cold shock-like protein CspC, whose product MSKLTGQVKWFNESKGFGFITPADGSKDVFVHFSAINSDGFKTLAEGQNVEFTIQDSPRGPSAANVIAL is encoded by the coding sequence ATGAGCAAGTTAACTGGTCAGGTAAAATGGTTTAACGAGAGCAAAGGCTTCGGTTTCATCACTCCTGCGGATGGTTCAAAAGACGTTTTCGTACATTTTTCTGCAATCAACAGCGATGGTTTCAAAACTCTGGCTGAAGGTCAGAACGTAGAATTCACCATTCAAGACAGCCCGCGCGGCCCGTCTGCTGCCAACGTCATCGCTCTGTAA
- the purT gene encoding formate-dependent phosphoribosylglycinamide formyltransferase yields the protein MLTIGTALRTDATRVMLLGSGELGKEVAIECQRLGLEVIAVDRYADAPAMQVAHRSFVINMLDGEALKRLIESERPDYIVPEIEAIATSMLVELEKQGHNVVPCAEATRLTMNREGIRRLAAETLKLPTSTYRFADDEASFKQAVQEIGYPCIIKPVMSSSGKGQSLIRSEETLQAAWDYAQLGGRAGGGRVIVEGLVKFDFEITLLTISAVDGIHFCAPIGHRQEDGDYRESWQPQQMTDLALQRAKDIAESVVKALGGHGLFGVELFVCGDEVVFSEVSPRPHDTGMVTLISQDLSEFALHVRAFLGLPIGTIRQFGPSASAVILPELTSNNVSFSGLEHALIGSNQVRLFGKPEISGKRRLGVALSIGETIEQAVETAIKAAAAVVVKG from the coding sequence ATGTTAACCATCGGAACTGCACTGCGCACCGACGCCACCCGCGTCATGTTATTGGGCTCTGGCGAGTTGGGCAAAGAAGTGGCGATCGAATGCCAACGTCTTGGCCTGGAAGTGATCGCGGTCGATCGCTATGCTGACGCGCCTGCGATGCAGGTTGCCCACCGCAGCTTCGTTATCAACATGCTGGATGGTGAAGCGCTGAAGCGGCTGATCGAAAGCGAGCGTCCTGACTATATCGTGCCAGAAATCGAAGCGATCGCCACCAGCATGTTGGTCGAGCTGGAAAAACAGGGCCATAACGTAGTGCCTTGTGCAGAAGCGACTCGCCTGACCATGAACCGTGAAGGTATCCGTCGTCTGGCAGCCGAAACGCTGAAACTGCCAACCTCTACCTACCGTTTTGCCGACGATGAAGCCAGCTTCAAGCAGGCTGTGCAGGAAATCGGTTATCCGTGCATTATCAAGCCGGTAATGAGCTCTTCAGGTAAAGGCCAGAGCCTGATCCGCAGTGAAGAAACGCTGCAGGCAGCATGGGACTATGCCCAGCTGGGCGGCCGTGCTGGCGGTGGCCGAGTGATCGTGGAAGGTTTAGTTAAATTTGATTTTGAGATAACCCTGCTAACTATCAGCGCGGTTGACGGCATTCATTTCTGTGCGCCGATCGGCCATCGTCAGGAAGACGGCGACTACCGAGAATCGTGGCAGCCACAGCAGATGACGGATCTGGCGCTGCAACGTGCGAAAGATATTGCCGAAAGCGTGGTTAAGGCGCTGGGTGGTCACGGCCTGTTTGGCGTTGAACTGTTTGTTTGTGGCGATGAAGTGGTGTTTAGCGAAGTTTCACCACGTCCACACGATACCGGCATGGTGACACTGATTTCTCAGGATCTTTCCGAGTTCGCACTGCACGTCCGCGCTTTCCTGGGCCTGCCTATCGGCACTATCCGCCAGTTCGGTCCATCCGCTTCTGCCGTGATCCTGCCAGAACTGACCAGCAACAACGTTAGCTTCAGCGGCCTTGAACATGCGCTGATCGGGTCTAATCAGGTGCGTTTATTTGGTAAGCCGGAAATCAGCGGCAAACGTCGTTTAGGCGTGGCGCTATCGATTGGTGAAACCATTGAACAGGCCGTTGAAACAGCGATTAAAGCGGCCGCTGCAGTGGTCGTGAAAGGTTAA
- a CDS encoding YoaH family protein, whose protein sequence is MLTGMPSLSHKEQQEAADRIHELMQTGMSSGEAIATVAAEIRETHKGDRVTVIFDDEDD, encoded by the coding sequence ATGCTCACCGGTATGCCCTCACTTTCACATAAAGAGCAGCAAGAAGCCGCAGATCGCATCCATGAATTAATGCAGACTGGCATGAGCAGCGGTGAAGCTATCGCTACAGTTGCCGCTGAAATTCGTGAGACCCACAAAGGTGATCGCGTGACGGTTATCTTTGATGATGAAGACGACTAA
- the pabB gene encoding aminodeoxychorismate synthase component 1, which translates to MPAAQSIDFKTLAYQPDALLSRFAPLSCQPWAMLLHSGSADHAHNRFDILVADPIVTLTTRGQHTEIRRKELSQPEVSEIDPFTLLQNELEHCRIKPEVNNDLPFLGGALGLLGYDLGRTIEHLPTQAQRDINLPDMAMGIYSWALIADHHLQRLTLVSYEDIEARLAWLAQYQQAPTAHEFKLDSAWRANMTREEYGDKFQQVQEYLHSGDCYQINLTQRFEANYRGDEWKAFLRLNQANRAPFSAFLRLPENAVLSLSPERFIWLEENRIQTRPIKGTLPRSDDPKTDRLQADRLANSPKDRSENLMIVDLLRNDIGRVAIPGSVKVPELFVVEPFPAVHHLVSTITATLPESCHAASLLRGCFPGGSITGAPKIRAMQIIEQLEPQRRNGYCGSIAYLSFCGTMDSSITIRTLLTENGKIYCWAGGGIVADSQEQAEYQETFDKVARILPLLGESIAP; encoded by the coding sequence ATGCCAGCCGCCCAGTCCATTGATTTTAAAACCCTTGCTTATCAACCCGATGCGCTGCTTAGCCGCTTTGCGCCGCTGTCTTGCCAGCCTTGGGCAATGCTGCTGCACTCCGGTTCGGCCGATCATGCACACAACCGCTTTGATATTCTGGTGGCTGACCCCATTGTGACTTTGACCACTCGCGGTCAGCACACGGAAATCCGCCGTAAGGAACTGAGTCAGCCTGAAGTCAGTGAAATTGACCCTTTTACCCTATTGCAAAACGAACTGGAACATTGCCGCATCAAGCCTGAGGTCAACAACGACCTGCCATTTCTTGGCGGTGCGCTTGGGCTGTTGGGCTATGACCTTGGCAGAACCATCGAGCATTTACCCACTCAGGCACAGCGTGATATCAACCTGCCTGATATGGCGATGGGAATTTACAGCTGGGCACTGATTGCCGACCACCATTTACAACGCCTGACGCTGGTTAGCTACGAGGATATCGAGGCGCGACTTGCCTGGCTGGCGCAATATCAGCAGGCCCCCACGGCTCATGAATTCAAACTGGATTCCGCCTGGCGCGCCAACATGACCCGCGAAGAATACGGCGATAAATTCCAGCAGGTGCAGGAATATTTGCACAGCGGCGACTGCTACCAAATCAATCTGACACAGCGTTTCGAGGCCAATTACCGTGGCGACGAATGGAAAGCCTTTTTACGTCTCAATCAGGCCAATCGGGCGCCGTTTTCGGCTTTCTTGCGACTGCCCGAAAATGCTGTGCTAAGCCTGTCGCCCGAGCGTTTTATCTGGCTCGAGGAAAACAGGATCCAGACCCGCCCGATCAAAGGTACGCTGCCGCGCAGTGACGATCCAAAAACCGATCGCTTACAGGCTGACAGGCTGGCTAATTCACCGAAGGATCGCTCAGAAAACCTGATGATCGTCGATCTGTTGCGCAATGACATTGGCCGCGTGGCGATTCCCGGCAGCGTCAAGGTTCCCGAACTGTTTGTGGTCGAGCCTTTCCCGGCCGTTCATCACTTGGTCAGCACCATAACTGCCACCCTGCCGGAAAGCTGTCATGCGGCCAGCCTATTACGCGGCTGCTTTCCCGGAGGATCAATCACCGGCGCGCCGAAAATCCGCGCCATGCAGATTATCGAACAGCTGGAACCTCAGCGACGCAATGGCTACTGCGGCAGCATCGCTTATCTCAGTTTCTGCGGCACCATGGACAGTAGCATCACCATTCGTACCCTATTGACCGAGAACGGGAAAATCTACTGTTGGGCCGGTGGCGGCATTGTTGCCGACAGCCAGGAGCAGGCGGAATATCAGGAAACCTTTGATAAAGTCGCCCGGATCCTGCCATTGCTCGGCGAGAGCATCGCGCCATGA
- a CDS encoding CoA pyrophosphatase — translation MSLVQLAPLPAEVEDFVRRFQLHLPTTPVRKAIGQRQAAVLIPIVCREQPTILLTRRSDRLRKHAGQVAFPGGATDASDPSAVFTALREAHEEVAIPPAMVRVLGQLNPVDSSSGFRVTPVVGLIPVDTPLHPNEDEVAELFEIPLQEALNFSRYHPLEIHRKGISRRVYFSWYEEQFVWGMTAGIILQLAQQIAN, via the coding sequence ATGAGCCTTGTTCAGCTCGCCCCCCTACCCGCCGAGGTTGAAGACTTTGTGCGCCGTTTTCAGCTGCATTTGCCGACAACGCCTGTTCGCAAGGCAATAGGACAGCGCCAGGCGGCGGTGCTTATCCCGATTGTTTGCCGCGAACAGCCGACAATTTTGCTGACTCGCCGCTCAGACAGGCTGCGCAAACACGCTGGACAAGTTGCCTTCCCCGGCGGCGCAACCGATGCTTCTGACCCTTCCGCAGTGTTCACGGCTCTGCGCGAGGCGCACGAGGAGGTGGCAATTCCGCCTGCAATGGTGCGCGTTTTAGGCCAGCTAAATCCAGTCGACAGCAGCAGCGGATTCCGGGTAACGCCGGTAGTTGGGTTGATTCCGGTGGATACTCCGCTGCATCCCAATGAAGATGAGGTCGCCGAATTATTTGAAATCCCCTTGCAGGAGGCGCTGAATTTTTCACGCTATCACCCGCTGGAAATTCACCGCAAAGGCATCAGCCGTCGGGTGTATTTTTCTTGGTATGAAGAACAGTTTGTATGGGGAATGACCGCCGGAATTATCTTGCAATTGGCTCAACAAATCGCCAATTGA